One genomic segment of Candidatus Thermoplasmatota archaeon includes these proteins:
- a CDS encoding cohesin domain-containing protein, whose protein sequence is MKKIVLLLTFIAFFIPLAVAAEGTSISLLSPPIVVVGNEFYVDVTAQNLISFSAANYSIHYNPSLFEIEEMYNGSIDGTDIPLIYSVNNDTGICRVVQNAGLQGI, encoded by the coding sequence ATGAAAAAAATAGTGTTGTTGCTAACCTTTATCGCATTTTTTATCCCATTAGCTGTGGCAGCGGAAGGGACATCCATATCACTCTTATCTCCCCCGATAGTTGTCGTTGGAAATGAATTTTATGTAGATGTAACGGCTCAGAACCTGATTAGCTTCAGTGCAGCCAATTATTCTATTCATTACAATCCCTCGCTTTTCGAAATAGAGGAGATGTACAACGGCAGCATAGATGGAACAGACATTCCTTTAATTTATTCAGTAAACAATGATACAGGGATTTGCAGAGTAGTTCAGAATGCAGGTTTACAGGGAATAA